From Streptomyces cyaneogriseus subsp. noncyanogenus, the proteins below share one genomic window:
- a CDS encoding NAD kinase has product MTQNRARTVFLLAHTGRPAAVRSAELVVKGLLRSGLGVRVLEAEARDLPLPEEVRLVKEATPESLDGCELLIVLGGDGTLLRGAEFARASGVPMLGVNLGRVGFLAEAERDDLDQVVERVVSRAYEVEERMTVDVVVHRNGDVVHTDWALNEAAVQKVSAEKMLEVVLEIDGRPVTGFGCDGIVCATPTGSTAYAFSAGGPVVWPEVEALLMVPISAHALFAKPLVTSPDSVLAVEVLPHIPPGVLWCDGRRTVELPPGARVEVRRGAVPVRLARLHHSSFTDRLVAKFALPVSGWRGAPH; this is encoded by the coding sequence TTGACACAGAACCGAGCTCGTACTGTTTTCCTGCTGGCCCACACCGGGCGGCCCGCGGCCGTGCGCAGTGCCGAGCTCGTGGTCAAGGGGCTGCTGCGCTCCGGACTGGGGGTGCGCGTCCTGGAGGCGGAGGCGCGCGACCTGCCGCTGCCCGAGGAGGTGCGGCTGGTCAAGGAGGCCACCCCGGAGAGCCTCGACGGATGCGAGCTGCTCATCGTGCTGGGCGGGGACGGCACGCTGCTGCGCGGCGCCGAGTTCGCCCGCGCCTCCGGGGTGCCGATGCTCGGCGTCAACCTCGGACGGGTCGGCTTTCTCGCGGAGGCCGAGCGGGACGACCTCGACCAGGTCGTCGAGCGGGTGGTGAGCCGGGCGTACGAGGTCGAGGAACGGATGACCGTCGACGTCGTCGTCCACCGCAACGGGGACGTCGTGCACACCGACTGGGCGCTGAACGAGGCGGCGGTGCAGAAGGTGTCCGCCGAGAAGATGCTGGAAGTCGTGCTGGAGATCGACGGACGGCCGGTGACCGGGTTCGGCTGCGACGGGATCGTGTGCGCGACCCCCACCGGGTCCACGGCCTACGCGTTCTCCGCGGGCGGGCCGGTGGTGTGGCCGGAGGTCGAGGCGCTGTTGATGGTGCCGATCAGCGCGCACGCCCTCTTCGCCAAGCCGCTCGTGACCTCGCCGGATTCCGTACTGGCCGTGGAGGTGCTGCCGCACATCCCGCCGGGGGTGCTGTGGTGCGACGGGCGGCGGACCGTCGAGCTGCCGCCCGGGGCGCGGGTGGAGGTGCGGCGCGGGGCGGTGCCGGTGCGGCTGGCCCGGCTGCACCACTCCTCGTTCACCGACCGGCTGGTGGCCAAGTTCGCCCTGCCGGTCTCGGGCTGGCGGGGAGCGCCGCACTAG
- a CDS encoding TlyA family RNA methyltransferase produces the protein MAGVARRRLDAELVRRKLARSREHASQLIAAGRVTVGKTVATKPATQVETAAAILVATDDSDPDYVSRGGHKLAGALAAFVPRGLVVEGRRALDAGASTGGFTDVLLRAGAAHVVAVDVGYGQLAWSLQNDERVTVKDRTNVRELTPEAIDGELVDLVVGDLSFIPLGLVLPALVGCAKPDADLVMMVKPQFEVGKERLGSGGVVRSPELRAEAVRGVAGKAWELGLGVRGVTASPLPGPSGNVEYFLWLRAGAPEADPADIDRAVAEGPR, from the coding sequence GTGGCAGGAGTCGCACGCCGCCGTCTCGACGCGGAGCTGGTCCGCCGGAAGCTCGCGCGCTCGCGCGAGCACGCCAGCCAGCTCATCGCCGCCGGGCGGGTCACCGTCGGCAAGACCGTCGCGACCAAGCCGGCCACCCAGGTGGAGACCGCCGCCGCGATCCTGGTGGCGACCGACGACAGCGACCCCGACTACGTCTCCCGCGGCGGGCACAAGCTCGCCGGGGCGCTCGCCGCGTTCGTGCCGCGGGGCCTGGTCGTCGAGGGCCGGCGGGCCCTGGACGCCGGTGCCTCCACGGGCGGCTTCACCGACGTCCTGCTGCGCGCGGGCGCCGCGCACGTGGTCGCCGTCGACGTCGGGTACGGACAGCTCGCCTGGTCGCTGCAGAACGACGAACGCGTCACCGTCAAGGACCGTACGAACGTGCGCGAGCTGACACCGGAGGCGATCGACGGGGAGCTCGTGGACCTCGTCGTGGGGGACCTGTCCTTCATCCCGCTCGGACTGGTGCTGCCCGCCCTGGTGGGGTGTGCGAAGCCGGACGCCGATCTGGTGATGATGGTCAAGCCCCAGTTCGAGGTGGGCAAGGAGCGGCTGGGCAGCGGGGGAGTCGTCCGCAGCCCCGAGCTGCGGGCCGAGGCCGTGCGGGGCGTCGCCGGCAAGGCGTGGGAACTGGGACTCGGCGTGAGGGGGGTCACCGCCAGTCCGCTACCCGGTCCCTCCGGCAACGTCGAGTACTTTCTGTGGCTGCGGGCCGGGGCACCCGAGGCGGACCCGGCCGACATCGACCGTGCAGTGGCGGAGGGGCCGCGTTGA
- a CDS encoding ABC transporter ATP-binding protein, with protein MSARTSAASGLNNRRSTVNRLSAENVTLAYDQRVIAEQLSVEIPDNSFTVIVGPNACGKSTLLRALSRMLKPSEGRVLLDGQVIQSMPAKKVARTLGLLPQSSIAPDGITVADLVGRGRYPHQGILRQWSAEDERVVQESMRQTGVAELAERYVDELSGGQRQRVWIAMALAQQTPLLLLDEPTTYLDIQHQIDVLDLCAELHEEQGRTLVAVLHDLNHAARYATHLIALRGGKVIAQGAPNDIVTAELVQEVFGLRCQVIDDPETGTPLIVPAARKARTAAGATAGAGKMAATKAS; from the coding sequence ATGAGCGCCCGCACCAGCGCCGCCAGCGGGCTGAACAACCGAAGGAGCACCGTGAACCGTCTGTCCGCCGAGAACGTCACCCTCGCCTACGACCAGCGCGTCATCGCCGAGCAGTTGTCGGTGGAGATACCCGACAACTCCTTCACGGTGATCGTCGGCCCCAACGCGTGCGGCAAGTCCACGCTGCTGCGGGCCCTGTCGCGGATGCTCAAGCCCAGCGAGGGCCGGGTGCTGCTCGACGGGCAGGTCATCCAGTCGATGCCGGCCAAGAAGGTCGCGCGCACCCTCGGCCTGCTGCCGCAGTCGTCGATCGCGCCCGACGGGATCACCGTCGCCGACCTCGTCGGCCGGGGCCGCTACCCGCACCAGGGCATCCTGCGCCAGTGGTCCGCCGAGGACGAGCGGGTCGTCCAGGAGTCCATGCGGCAGACCGGGGTCGCCGAACTGGCCGAGCGGTACGTCGACGAGCTCTCCGGCGGCCAGCGGCAGCGTGTGTGGATCGCGATGGCGCTCGCCCAGCAGACGCCGCTGCTGCTGCTCGACGAGCCGACGACCTACCTCGACATCCAGCACCAGATCGACGTGCTCGACCTGTGCGCGGAACTCCACGAGGAACAGGGGCGCACCCTGGTCGCCGTCCTGCACGACCTGAACCACGCCGCCCGGTACGCCACCCACCTCATCGCCCTGCGCGGCGGCAAGGTGATCGCCCAGGGCGCGCCGAACGACATCGTCACGGCCGAGCTGGTCCAGGAGGTCTTCGGCCTGCGCTGCCAGGTGATCGACGACCCGGAGACGGGAACGCCGCTGATCGTGCCGGCCGCGCGCAAGGCGCGCACGGCGGCCGGTGCCACCGCCGGGGCCGGGAAGATGGCGGCTACAAAAGCTTCCTGA
- a CDS encoding FecCD family ABC transporter permease translates to MLVDSPPEQRAETAPAPPKRRAIRAIGLLASVLLLVLVAVASIAIGAKELSLEQVWHGLFHDSGNYGDVVVSERLSRTVLGLLAGAALGLSGAVLQALTRNPLADPGLLGINAGASAAVVTAITFFGVGSLSGYVWFAFLGAAAVGALVWFLGGSRGATPVRLALAGTAISAALFGYLQAVMIMDNAALGAMRFWTVGSLSSATDKTIVQVLPFFVAGSVLALSLARPLNAMEMGDDTAKALGAHLNRTRALAMLAATVLCGAATAACGPIVFVGLMVPHVVRSFTGPDLRWILPYATILSPVLLLGADVLGRIVARPAELQVGIVTAVIGGPVFISYNFV, encoded by the coding sequence GTGTTGGTCGACAGTCCTCCCGAACAGCGCGCGGAAACCGCCCCCGCGCCCCCAAAACGCCGGGCGATACGTGCCATTGGGCTGCTCGCCTCCGTGCTGCTCCTGGTCCTCGTCGCCGTGGCGAGCATCGCGATCGGCGCGAAGGAGCTCTCCCTCGAGCAGGTGTGGCACGGCTTGTTCCACGACTCGGGCAACTACGGCGACGTCGTGGTGAGCGAGCGGCTGTCGAGGACGGTTCTCGGGCTGCTCGCCGGAGCGGCGCTCGGCCTGTCCGGCGCGGTGCTCCAGGCGCTGACCCGCAACCCGCTGGCCGACCCCGGACTGCTGGGCATCAACGCCGGCGCCTCCGCCGCGGTCGTCACCGCGATCACGTTCTTCGGCGTCGGCTCGCTGTCCGGATACGTGTGGTTCGCGTTCCTGGGGGCGGCGGCGGTGGGGGCCCTGGTGTGGTTCCTCGGCGGCAGCCGGGGGGCGACGCCGGTACGGCTCGCGCTCGCCGGTACGGCGATCAGCGCCGCGCTCTTCGGCTATCTGCAAGCCGTGATGATCATGGACAACGCGGCGCTGGGCGCGATGCGGTTCTGGACGGTCGGGTCGCTGTCCTCGGCGACCGACAAGACCATCGTGCAGGTGCTGCCGTTCTTCGTGGCCGGCTCGGTGCTGGCGCTGAGCCTCGCCCGGCCGCTGAACGCCATGGAGATGGGCGACGACACCGCCAAGGCTCTCGGCGCCCACCTCAACCGCACCCGGGCGCTGGCCATGCTGGCCGCGACGGTGCTGTGCGGCGCGGCGACCGCGGCGTGCGGGCCGATCGTCTTCGTCGGGCTGATGGTGCCGCACGTCGTCCGCTCCTTCACCGGGCCCGACCTGCGCTGGATCCTGCCGTACGCCACGATCCTGTCGCCCGTGCTGCTGCTCGGCGCCGACGTCCTCGGGCGGATCGTCGCGCGGCCCGCCGAGCTTCAGGTCGGCATCGTGACCGCCGTCATCGGCGGCCCGGTCTTCATCTCGTATAACTTCGTATAA
- a CDS encoding HAD hydrolase-like protein, with translation MSRSVRTRPEGSGQALSEAYDTALLDLDGVVYAGGNAIAHAVDSLAAARAGGMHLAYVTNNALRTPDAVAGHLTELGIPTGADDVITSAQAVARLIAEQVPPGARVLVIGGEGLRVALRERGLEPVESADDDPVAVVQGYGGPELPWGRFAEACYAIARGVPWYASNTDLTIPGARGIAPGNGAAVEVVRIATGATPQVAGKPLPPMHRETILRTGARRPLVVGDRLDTDIEGAFNGDVDSLLVLTGVTDGARLLAAPPQHRPTYVDADLRGLLTGQPEVAAETDGAFRCGGWTASAGAERLVLEGDGEALDGLRALCAAAWTAAGDGVCALEAGKALARLGL, from the coding sequence ATGAGCCGGAGCGTCAGGACGAGGCCCGAGGGCAGTGGGCAGGCCCTGAGCGAGGCGTACGACACGGCGCTGCTCGACCTGGACGGAGTCGTCTACGCGGGCGGGAACGCGATCGCCCACGCCGTGGACTCGCTCGCCGCGGCCCGCGCCGGCGGCATGCATCTGGCGTACGTCACCAACAACGCGCTGCGGACGCCGGACGCGGTCGCCGGGCATCTGACCGAGCTGGGCATACCGACCGGGGCGGATGACGTCATCACCTCGGCGCAGGCGGTGGCGCGGCTGATCGCCGAGCAGGTGCCGCCGGGGGCCCGGGTGCTCGTGATCGGCGGGGAGGGGCTGCGGGTGGCGCTGCGGGAGCGCGGGCTGGAGCCCGTGGAGTCCGCCGACGACGACCCGGTGGCGGTGGTACAGGGGTACGGCGGCCCCGAGCTGCCCTGGGGCCGGTTCGCGGAGGCGTGCTACGCCATCGCGCGGGGCGTGCCGTGGTACGCGTCCAACACGGACCTGACGATCCCCGGCGCGCGCGGTATCGCGCCGGGCAACGGCGCGGCCGTGGAGGTCGTGCGGATCGCCACCGGTGCCACCCCGCAGGTCGCGGGCAAGCCGCTGCCGCCGATGCACCGGGAGACGATCCTGCGGACGGGCGCGCGCCGCCCCCTGGTGGTCGGGGACCGGCTGGACACCGACATCGAGGGCGCGTTCAACGGGGACGTCGACTCGCTGCTCGTCCTGACCGGCGTCACCGACGGGGCCCGGCTGCTCGCCGCGCCGCCGCAGCACCGGCCGACATACGTCGACGCCGACCTGCGGGGACTGCTGACCGGGCAGCCGGAGGTCGCCGCGGAGACGGACGGTGCCTTCCGGTGCGGCGGCTGGACGGCGTCGGCGGGCGCGGAGCGGCTGGTGCTGGAGGGCGACGGCGAGGCCCTGGACGGGCTGCGCGCCCTGTGCGCGGCGGCCTGGACGGCGGCCGGGGACGGTGTGTGCGCGCTGGAGGCGGGGAAGGCGCTGGCGCGGCTGGGGCTCTGA
- the recN gene encoding DNA repair protein RecN, producing MRIRSLGVIDDAVVELSPGFTAVTGETGAGKTMVVTSLGLLLGGRADPALVRIGAKNAVVEGRIAVPADASVAVRAEEAGAELDDGALLISRTVSAEGRSRAHLGGRSVPVGLLAELADELVAVHGQTDQQGLLKQSRQRQALDRYAGDAVAGPLAKYAAAYKRLRTVTAELEEITTRARERAQEADMLRYGLDEIAAVEPRPGEDVELAEEAERLGNAEALASAATAAHAALAGDPEDPEGVDAATLVAGAQRALDAVRSHDPALAPLADRIAELGILLRDVAGELAGYADDLDADPRRLAVVEERRAAINGLTRKYGEDVAAVLQWAERSAARLTELDGDDERIEELTAERDALRAELGGLAQALTDARTEAAERFAAAVTAELASLAMPHARVSFAIRQTEDPEGVEVGGRTVAYGPSGVDEVELLLAPHPGAPPRPIAKGASGGELSRVMLAVEVVFAGTDPVPTYLFDEVDAGVGGKAAVEIGRRLARLAKNAQVVVVTHLPQVAAFADRQLLVEKTNDGSVTRSGVKVLEGEERIRELSRMLAGQEDSETARAHAEELLATARADM from the coding sequence ATGCGGATACGGTCGCTCGGAGTGATCGACGACGCGGTCGTCGAGCTGTCGCCCGGCTTCACCGCCGTCACCGGTGAGACGGGCGCGGGCAAGACCATGGTGGTCACCAGCCTCGGATTGCTGCTGGGCGGGCGCGCCGACCCCGCCCTGGTGCGGATCGGTGCCAAGAACGCGGTCGTGGAGGGGCGGATCGCCGTACCCGCCGACGCCTCCGTCGCCGTACGGGCCGAGGAGGCGGGCGCCGAGCTGGACGACGGGGCGCTGCTGATCAGCCGTACCGTCTCCGCCGAGGGACGGTCGCGGGCGCATCTGGGCGGCCGATCGGTGCCCGTGGGGCTGCTCGCCGAGCTCGCCGACGAGCTGGTGGCCGTGCACGGGCAGACCGACCAGCAGGGCCTGCTCAAGCAGTCCCGGCAGCGGCAGGCGCTGGACCGGTACGCGGGCGACGCGGTCGCCGGGCCGCTCGCCAAGTACGCGGCGGCGTACAAGCGGCTGCGGACCGTCACCGCGGAGCTGGAGGAGATCACCACGCGCGCGCGGGAACGCGCCCAGGAAGCCGACATGCTGCGCTACGGGCTCGACGAGATCGCCGCCGTCGAGCCGCGCCCCGGCGAGGACGTGGAGCTGGCGGAGGAGGCGGAGCGGCTGGGGAACGCCGAGGCGCTGGCGTCCGCCGCGACCGCCGCCCACGCCGCGCTCGCGGGCGACCCGGAGGACCCCGAGGGCGTCGACGCGGCGACCCTCGTCGCGGGCGCCCAGCGCGCCCTGGACGCCGTACGGTCGCACGACCCGGCGCTGGCGCCGCTCGCGGACCGGATCGCGGAGCTCGGCATCCTGCTGCGCGATGTGGCGGGCGAGCTCGCCGGGTACGCCGACGACCTGGACGCCGATCCGCGGCGGCTGGCCGTCGTCGAGGAGCGGCGGGCCGCCATCAACGGGCTGACCCGGAAGTACGGCGAGGACGTCGCCGCCGTCCTGCAGTGGGCCGAGCGGAGCGCGGCGCGGCTGACCGAACTCGACGGCGACGACGAGCGGATCGAGGAACTGACCGCCGAGCGGGACGCGCTGCGGGCCGAACTGGGCGGGCTGGCGCAGGCGCTGACGGACGCGCGGACGGAGGCCGCGGAGCGGTTCGCCGCCGCGGTCACCGCCGAGCTGGCCTCGCTGGCCATGCCCCACGCACGCGTGTCGTTCGCCATCCGGCAGACCGAGGACCCCGAGGGCGTGGAGGTCGGCGGGCGCACGGTCGCCTACGGGCCGTCCGGCGTCGACGAGGTGGAGCTGCTGCTCGCCCCGCACCCCGGCGCGCCGCCGCGGCCCATCGCCAAGGGCGCCTCCGGTGGTGAGCTGTCCCGCGTGATGCTGGCCGTCGAGGTCGTCTTCGCGGGCACCGACCCGGTGCCGACGTACCTGTTCGACGAGGTCGACGCCGGTGTCGGCGGCAAGGCGGCCGTCGAGATCGGGCGGCGCCTGGCCCGGCTCGCGAAGAACGCGCAGGTCGTGGTGGTCACCCATCTGCCGCAGGTGGCGGCGTTCGCCGACCGGCAGCTCCTGGTGGAGAAGACGAACGACGGGTCGGTGACCCGGTCCGGCGTGAAGGTCCTGGAGGGCGAGGAACGGATCCGCGAGCTGTCCCGGATGCTGGCCGGGCAGGAGGACTCCGAAACGGCCCGTGCGCACGCGGAGGAGCTGCTGGCCACGGCACGCGCGGACATGTAG
- a CDS encoding SCP2 sterol-binding domain-containing protein: MATIEECRAALGRLSDNMQSAEGDVREAAALDRSVSCHIKDLDVTFAGRLVDGRIEVDDTFPGPPRDKAQIRLALTGDDLLALVDGELNFAKAWGSGRVKLEAGLRDLFRLRKLL; encoded by the coding sequence ATGGCCACGATCGAGGAGTGCCGCGCCGCACTCGGCAGACTTTCGGACAACATGCAGAGCGCCGAAGGGGACGTCCGCGAGGCCGCGGCCCTGGACCGTTCGGTGAGCTGCCACATCAAGGACCTCGACGTCACCTTCGCCGGCCGTCTCGTGGACGGCCGGATCGAGGTCGACGACACCTTCCCGGGACCGCCGCGCGACAAGGCCCAGATCAGGCTGGCCCTGACCGGGGACGACCTGCTGGCGCTGGTCGACGGCGAGCTGAACTTCGCGAAGGCCTGGGGCTCGGGCCGGGTGAAGCTGGAGGCGGGCCTGCGCGACCTGTTCCGCCTCAGGAAGCTTTTGTAG
- a CDS encoding glycosyltransferase family 4 protein, producing MTPVSSHSPHGQSPLRTVQVLGGGNAGSSAHVRSLAAGLVARGVKVTVCAPVEAERAYDFTGAGADHVHVPRSSDPVAVAALRAVCADADLVHAHGLHASFRAVLALGGRRVRTPLVVTWHDRAHAEGPRAHLLRVLERRVMRGATVVLGTTSDLVDRARRTGARDARLAAVALPGPRRPAPGEDPDGVRPKLQAELGATGRPLLVAVGSLERHRGYHVLLDAARAWRRLDPVPLVVVAGEGPLRAALQRRIEDEGLPVRLVGRRDDVTDLLAAADLALLPSRREARSVLAQAALHARVPLVATDAGGIPELVGDAAELVPYGDAEALAEAVVRLLGDPRRRQDLREKGTRQAATWPTEDETVAQVLSVYDELTLPRPFV from the coding sequence GTGACCCCCGTGAGCAGCCACTCACCGCACGGCCAGTCGCCGCTGCGCACCGTGCAGGTGCTGGGCGGCGGCAACGCCGGCAGCAGCGCCCATGTGCGCTCGCTGGCCGCGGGGCTCGTCGCACGGGGCGTGAAGGTGACGGTGTGCGCCCCCGTGGAGGCGGAACGCGCCTACGACTTCACCGGCGCCGGCGCCGACCATGTGCACGTGCCGCGCAGCAGCGACCCGGTCGCCGTGGCCGCGCTGCGGGCGGTCTGCGCCGACGCCGATCTGGTGCACGCGCACGGGCTGCACGCCTCCTTCCGCGCCGTGCTCGCCCTCGGCGGGCGGCGGGTGCGCACCCCGCTCGTCGTCACCTGGCACGACCGCGCCCACGCCGAAGGGCCGCGCGCCCATCTGCTGCGGGTGCTGGAGCGGCGGGTGATGCGGGGCGCCACCGTGGTGCTGGGCACCACCTCCGACCTGGTCGACCGGGCGCGGCGGACGGGCGCGCGGGACGCCCGGCTGGCCGCCGTCGCGCTCCCCGGGCCCCGCCGCCCCGCCCCCGGTGAGGACCCGGACGGCGTGCGGCCCAAGCTCCAGGCCGAACTCGGGGCGACCGGCCGCCCGTTGCTCGTCGCCGTCGGCTCCCTCGAACGGCACCGGGGCTACCACGTCCTGCTCGACGCCGCGCGCGCGTGGCGCCGCCTGGACCCGGTGCCGCTCGTCGTCGTCGCCGGGGAGGGGCCGCTGCGCGCGGCGTTGCAGCGGCGGATCGAGGACGAGGGGCTGCCGGTCCGGCTCGTCGGCCGCCGCGACGACGTCACCGACCTGCTCGCCGCGGCCGACCTCGCGCTGCTGCCCAGCCGCCGGGAAGCGCGTTCCGTCCTCGCCCAGGCGGCCCTCCACGCGCGCGTGCCGCTCGTCGCGACCGACGCCGGCGGCATCCCCGAACTCGTCGGCGACGCCGCCGAACTCGTGCCGTACGGGGACGCGGAGGCACTCGCCGAGGCCGTCGTCCGCCTCCTCGGCGACCCCCGGCGGCGGCAGGACCTGCGCGAGAAGGGGACCCGGCAGGCGGCCACCTGGCCGACCGAGGACGAGACCGTCGCCCAAGTGCTCAGCGTCTACGACGAACTGACACTGCCCCGGCCGTTCGTCTAG
- a CDS encoding DUF1015 domain-containing protein has protein sequence MDAGRNTAGQSEATARQGLELTPFRGLRYDPDRVGSLAAVTSPPYDVVVRPDGLHQLESADPHNIVRLILPQAATPTARNEQAARTLRRWLAEGVLTADPEPGLYVYEQRDGAGMLQRGIIGALRVSEPAEKLVLPHEDVMPHVVADRAALMRATSANLEPLLLTYRGDGATAGTAALVERTAGRPPLLSTTTDDGFCHRLWSVTDPADVARVQSDLARQQALIADGHHRWATYRRLRAEHPSPSPWDHGLVLLVDTARYPLRVRAIHRLLHGLPVADAVAALEGHFRVRRLDVPLAEALASLADAAGAGNAFLLAGDGGFHLVDRPDPALLARTVPADRPAAWRALDATVLHATLLPHLWRIPEDSPAHIAYIHDTAATVEKAERDGGTAVLMHPVREEVVRDLARQGVTMPRKSTSFGPKPASGLVLRALDL, from the coding sequence ATGGACGCCGGGAGGAACACAGCAGGTCAGTCGGAGGCAACGGCGCGCCAGGGCCTCGAACTCACCCCGTTCCGGGGCCTTCGCTACGACCCCGACCGGGTCGGCAGCCTGGCCGCCGTGACCTCCCCGCCGTACGACGTCGTGGTCCGCCCCGACGGCCTGCACCAGCTCGAATCCGCGGACCCCCACAACATCGTCCGCCTGATCCTGCCCCAGGCCGCCACCCCCACCGCCCGCAACGAACAGGCCGCCCGCACGCTGCGCCGCTGGCTGGCCGAGGGCGTCCTGACCGCCGACCCCGAACCGGGCCTGTACGTCTACGAGCAGCGCGACGGCGCGGGGATGCTCCAGCGCGGCATCATCGGCGCCCTGCGGGTGTCGGAGCCCGCGGAGAAGCTGGTCCTGCCGCACGAGGACGTCATGCCGCACGTGGTCGCCGACCGGGCGGCCCTGATGCGCGCGACGTCGGCGAACCTGGAGCCCCTGCTGCTGACCTACCGCGGTGACGGCGCGACCGCCGGGACCGCCGCCCTCGTCGAGCGGACCGCCGGCCGGCCGCCCCTGCTGTCGACCACGACGGACGACGGCTTCTGCCACCGCCTGTGGTCCGTCACCGACCCCGCCGACGTGGCCCGCGTCCAGAGCGACCTGGCCCGGCAGCAGGCGCTGATCGCCGACGGCCACCACCGCTGGGCCACCTACCGCAGGCTCCGCGCCGAGCACCCCTCCCCCAGCCCGTGGGACCACGGCCTGGTCCTCCTCGTCGACACGGCCCGCTACCCGCTGCGCGTCCGCGCCATCCACCGCCTCCTGCACGGCCTGCCGGTGGCGGACGCGGTGGCCGCCCTGGAGGGCCACTTCCGCGTCCGCCGCCTCGACGTTCCGCTGGCCGAGGCCCTCGCGTCGCTCGCCGACGCGGCCGGCGCGGGCAACGCCTTCCTCCTCGCCGGTGACGGCGGCTTCCATCTCGTCGACCGCCCGGACCCGGCCCTGCTCGCCCGTACGGTCCCCGCCGACCGCCCGGCGGCCTGGCGCGCCCTGGACGCGACGGTCCTGCACGCCACGCTCCTGCCCCACCTGTGGCGCATCCCCGAGGACTCCCCGGCCCACATCGCGTACATCCACGACACGGCGGCGACCGTGGAGAAGGCGGAACGCGACGGCGGTACGGCGGTCCTGATGCACCCGGTCCGCGAGGAGGTCGTCCGCGACCTCGCCCGACAGGGCGTCACGATGCCCCGCAAGTCGACGTCGTTCGGCCCGAAGCCGGCCTCCGGCCTGGTGCTGCGCGCCCTGGACCTGTGA
- a CDS encoding FecCD family ABC transporter permease: protein MKTNRAVRTPGGLSLRLDLRAVTVVVLLLVAALAASVVLIGTGDFPIPASDVLKTLLGQGDPGQEFIVNELRLPRVLVGLLVGAALGLGGALFQAISRNPLGSPDVLGLGQGATAGALTVIVVLSGSAAQVTAGALVGGLVTGFAIYVLAWKRGVHGYRLVLVGIGVNAIVTAINGYLLTKADIVDAARAVVWMTGSLNGRGWDQVWPLLALCAVLVPLVLANARGLRMMEMGDDISNALGVRVERVRMLLLVAAVLLTASATAAAGPVSFVALTAPQLARRLTRSPGPNLLPSVCMGAALLVTADWASQRAFGADQLPVGVVTGVLGGAYLLWLLVTERKKGRI, encoded by the coding sequence GTGAAGACCAACCGTGCCGTGCGGACCCCCGGCGGGCTCTCGCTCCGCCTCGATCTGCGCGCCGTGACCGTCGTCGTCCTGCTGCTGGTCGCCGCGCTCGCCGCGAGCGTGGTGCTGATCGGCACCGGCGACTTCCCCATCCCGGCCTCCGACGTGCTCAAGACCCTCCTCGGCCAGGGCGACCCGGGCCAGGAGTTCATCGTCAACGAACTGCGGCTGCCCCGCGTCCTGGTCGGCCTGCTGGTCGGTGCCGCGCTGGGGCTGGGCGGCGCGCTGTTCCAGGCCATCTCCCGCAACCCGCTGGGCAGCCCGGACGTGCTCGGCCTCGGGCAGGGCGCGACGGCCGGCGCGCTCACGGTGATCGTGGTGCTGTCCGGGAGCGCGGCGCAGGTGACGGCCGGCGCGCTGGTGGGCGGCCTGGTGACCGGATTCGCCATCTACGTGCTCGCCTGGAAGCGGGGTGTGCACGGTTACCGGCTGGTCCTGGTCGGTATCGGCGTGAACGCGATCGTCACGGCGATCAACGGCTATCTGCTCACCAAGGCCGACATCGTCGACGCCGCCCGCGCGGTGGTGTGGATGACCGGATCGCTCAACGGCCGCGGCTGGGACCAGGTGTGGCCGCTGCTGGCGCTGTGCGCCGTCCTCGTGCCGCTGGTCCTCGCCAACGCGCGGGGGCTGCGGATGATGGAGATGGGCGACGACATCTCCAACGCGCTCGGCGTGCGCGTCGAGCGGGTGCGGATGCTGCTGCTGGTCGCCGCCGTCCTGCTCACCGCGTCCGCCACCGCCGCCGCCGGGCCGGTCAGCTTCGTCGCGCTCACCGCGCCGCAGCTCGCCCGGCGCCTGACCCGCTCACCCGGCCCCAATCTGCTGCCGTCCGTGTGCATGGGCGCCGCCCTGCTGGTCACCGCCGACTGGGCCTCGCAGCGGGCCTTCGGCGCCGACCAGCTCCCGGTCGGCGTGGTCACCGGCGTCCTCGGCGGCGCCTATCTGCTGTGGCTGCTGGTCACCGAGCGGAAGAAGGGCCGGATATGA